A region from the Chthoniobacterales bacterium genome encodes:
- a CDS encoding beta-galactosidase, which yields MKSRLLALALTILTVPCVAQSVGAKPTHTFSIGAENFELDNQKFVIRCGEMHFARIPPEYWRQRLRMAKAMGLNTVCAYLFWNFHEWEEGKFDWTGWRDAAEFCRIAQQEGLWVIVRPGPYACAEWEMGGLPWWLVKRDGIKLRSQDPQFLEPAARYLKEVARVLAPLQITKDGPILMVQVENEYGSFGKDTEYMGRLRQAMIDGGIDVPLFACNPAGAIASGYRDDLFQVVNFKPGAAKGAFETLRKFQKTGPLMNGEFYPAWFDVWGGHHRKSDVNSFIGDLKYMLQNDHSFSIYMAHGGTSFGLWAGADRPFSPDTSSYDYDAPISEAGQITDKFIRVRDLFSKYLLPGEKIPAPPAPLPVIEIPAFSLSETAPVFDNLPQPQNDETPRTMEFYGQSRGCVVYRTKLPAGPAGILSVKEIHDFAWIFLDGKQVGVIDRRGKRFQVKLPARTKESRLDLLVEAMGRVNFGSEVFDRKGLHAPVKLADAELKGWEIFSLPLDETELAGLRYQKAMAKGAAFWHGTFELTKIGDTFLDVRKWSKGVLWINGHCLGRFWNIGPTQTMYCPAPWLKPGRNEVVVLDLIGPQEPMLSGLVQPILDEQRPELDFARKVRAGGTFSASQIMPAAQGSFRPEPEWQEVHFARLQKGRYLCLEALNAEKGNNAAVAELDALDAKGEVLSKNLWSIFWVSSEEVTGASCDAENMLDGQPSTHWHSEYTRISADFPHRVVIDLGENIPVSGIRYLPRAGNGSPGRIKDYRIYVSDKPFGLLPAQ from the coding sequence ATGAAATCCCGTTTATTAGCCCTCGCCCTCACGATTCTCACCGTTCCGTGTGTAGCCCAATCAGTTGGGGCAAAACCCACACACACTTTTTCCATTGGTGCTGAGAACTTCGAATTGGATAACCAAAAATTTGTCATTCGCTGCGGCGAAATGCATTTTGCACGGATCCCTCCGGAATATTGGCGTCAACGCCTGCGAATGGCCAAGGCCATGGGACTGAACACTGTTTGCGCTTACCTCTTCTGGAATTTTCACGAGTGGGAGGAAGGGAAATTTGATTGGACTGGCTGGCGTGACGCGGCGGAATTTTGTCGCATTGCTCAGCAGGAAGGCCTCTGGGTGATAGTTCGTCCTGGACCTTATGCCTGCGCGGAATGGGAGATGGGTGGCCTCCCGTGGTGGCTGGTTAAGCGCGACGGGATCAAGCTTCGTTCGCAAGATCCCCAATTTCTGGAGCCCGCCGCCCGCTACCTGAAAGAAGTCGCCCGTGTTCTGGCTCCGCTGCAAATCACCAAAGACGGTCCTATTCTTATGGTGCAGGTGGAGAACGAATACGGTTCGTTTGGCAAGGACACTGAATATATGGGTAGGCTCCGGCAAGCTATGATAGACGGCGGAATCGACGTGCCTCTTTTCGCGTGCAATCCAGCGGGAGCCATCGCCAGCGGATATCGCGACGATCTTTTTCAGGTAGTGAATTTCAAACCCGGTGCCGCCAAGGGAGCGTTCGAGACGCTGCGCAAATTTCAGAAAACGGGGCCGTTGATGAATGGGGAATTTTATCCCGCTTGGTTTGACGTTTGGGGCGGCCATCATCGCAAAAGCGACGTGAACAGCTTCATCGGAGATCTGAAATACATGCTCCAGAACGACCATTCCTTTAGCATCTACATGGCGCATGGCGGCACTTCGTTTGGTTTGTGGGCGGGAGCCGACCGTCCATTTTCCCCCGACACGAGCAGCTACGATTACGATGCTCCGATTAGTGAGGCGGGTCAGATAACGGATAAATTCATCCGCGTCCGGGATTTATTTTCGAAATATCTATTGCCTGGAGAGAAAATTCCCGCGCCCCCTGCGCCGCTTCCAGTAATCGAAATTCCCGCTTTTAGTCTGTCGGAAACAGCACCGGTTTTTGATAACCTGCCCCAGCCACAGAATGATGAAACTCCTCGCACGATGGAGTTTTATGGGCAGAGCCGTGGCTGCGTCGTTTACCGCACCAAGCTGCCAGCAGGTCCTGCCGGGATTCTTAGCGTGAAAGAAATTCACGACTTCGCCTGGATTTTTTTGGACGGCAAACAAGTGGGTGTCATAGACCGACGCGGAAAGCGTTTTCAAGTCAAACTCCCGGCACGCACGAAAGAATCGCGGCTGGATTTACTTGTTGAAGCAATGGGGCGTGTGAATTTTGGTAGTGAAGTCTTTGACCGCAAAGGCCTGCATGCCCCTGTGAAATTGGCAGACGCTGAACTAAAAGGCTGGGAGATTTTTTCTCTGCCGCTGGATGAGACGGAGCTCGCTGGACTGCGCTACCAAAAAGCAATGGCAAAGGGTGCAGCTTTTTGGCATGGCACCTTCGAGCTCACGAAAATAGGCGACACGTTTCTGGATGTACGCAAGTGGAGTAAGGGTGTGCTCTGGATCAATGGTCACTGTCTGGGACGCTTCTGGAACATCGGTCCCACACAGACGATGTATTGCCCGGCACCATGGCTGAAGCCGGGCCGGAACGAAGTGGTGGTTCTCGATCTCATCGGGCCGCAGGAGCCGATGCTTTCAGGTCTAGTCCAGCCAATCTTGGATGAGCAGCGGCCGGAGCTGGATTTCGCTCGAAAGGTTCGCGCCGGCGGCACGTTTTCAGCATCCCAGATTATGCCCGCCGCACAAGGCAGCTTCAGGCCCGAGCCTGAGTGGCAGGAAGTGCATTTCGCGCGTCTTCAAAAAGGTCGTTATCTATGCCTGGAGGCACTGAATGCGGAGAAAGGAAACAATGCCGCCGTGGCTGAGCTCGACGCGCTGGATGCAAAAGGGGAAGTTCTTTCCAAGAATCTCTGGAGCATCTTTTGGGTGAGCAGTGAGGAAGTTACAGGTGCCTCGTGCGATGCAGAAAATATGCTCGATGGGCAGCCGTCCACGCATTGGCATTCGGAATACACTCGTATAAGCGCCGACTTTCCTCATCGAGTCGTTATCGACTTGGGTGAGAATATTCCTGTAAGTGGCATTCGTTATCTCCCTCGTGCCGGTAACGGCTCGCCGGGCCGGATCAAGGATTATCGAATCTATGTGAGCGACAAGCCGTTTGGGTTGCTCCCTGCACAGTAA
- a CDS encoding NADP-dependent malic enzyme — MSRTPTIMSDDLRTGALVYHRFPKPGKLEIQPTKPLGNQRDLALAYSPGVAAACEAIVEDATQVSELTARQNLVGVITNGTAVLGLGDIGPLAAKPVMEGKAVLFKKFAGIDVFDIEVNEKNVEKFVDVVAALEPTFGGINLEDIKGPECFEIEERLRERMSIPVFHDDQHGTAIIVSAAVRNGLELASKNIGEVKIVCSGAGAAALACLNLLVSLGASRKNIWVSDLEGVVYAGREVLMDRWKSIYAQETSARTLSEIISGADVFLGLSAGGVLKPEMVSQMAPRPLILALANPTPEILPAEAFAIRPDAMICTGRSDYPNQVNNVLCFPYIFRGALDVGARTINEAMKIAAVEAISQLAREAPSDVVALAYGGAAPPFGPNSLIPSPFDPRLILRIAPAVARAAMDTGVATRHITDFDAYADQLDRLVSRSGFIMKPIFTQAKSSPRRVIYADGEDERVLRTAQVVLEEKLAIPILIGRPEVVESRIKRFGLSIRAGHDFELINPEDDPRYREYVATLIAVAGRKGVTPDAARTLVRTNTTVIGAVALQRGDADAMLCGLEGRFHSRLRFIRDIIGLAPGVSELSALSLLITQRGNFFLADTHVRLDPSASEIADMAIQIGDHVRRMGITPKVALLSDSDFGEFDSPSAVKMREALALIRQLKPSLEIDGEMQADSALSQTIRDRVMQDSSLKGEANVLIMPNLDAANIAFQLVKILSDALPVGPILMGAAKPAHILTPSVTARGIVNMTAIAVAEAQAVSN, encoded by the coding sequence ATGAGCCGCACGCCCACCATAATGTCCGACGACTTGCGCACGGGAGCGCTGGTTTATCATCGTTTTCCAAAGCCGGGTAAACTCGAAATCCAGCCCACCAAACCGCTGGGCAACCAGCGCGATCTAGCCCTGGCTTATTCTCCCGGAGTCGCCGCCGCGTGCGAAGCCATCGTGGAGGATGCGACCCAAGTCAGTGAACTCACCGCTCGGCAAAATCTGGTCGGGGTCATCACCAACGGCACCGCCGTTCTCGGTCTAGGCGACATCGGCCCGCTCGCTGCGAAACCCGTCATGGAAGGCAAGGCGGTGCTCTTCAAAAAATTTGCCGGAATCGACGTTTTCGACATCGAGGTGAATGAAAAGAACGTTGAGAAATTTGTCGATGTCGTGGCCGCTCTAGAGCCGACTTTCGGTGGAATCAATCTCGAAGACATCAAGGGTCCGGAATGTTTTGAAATCGAGGAACGGCTGCGCGAGCGCATGTCGATCCCGGTCTTTCATGATGATCAGCATGGGACTGCCATCATCGTGAGTGCCGCCGTGCGGAATGGATTGGAACTCGCCTCTAAAAATATCGGCGAGGTCAAGATCGTTTGCTCCGGTGCCGGTGCCGCCGCGCTCGCCTGCCTCAACCTGCTCGTGTCGCTCGGAGCCAGTCGTAAAAATATTTGGGTGAGCGATTTGGAAGGCGTCGTTTATGCCGGTCGCGAAGTGCTCATGGACCGCTGGAAATCCATTTACGCACAGGAAACCAGCGCCCGGACTTTGAGTGAAATCATCTCCGGAGCGGATGTCTTTCTCGGCCTTTCCGCGGGTGGCGTATTGAAGCCGGAAATGGTGAGTCAGATGGCGCCGCGTCCGCTTATTCTAGCCCTGGCTAATCCCACGCCGGAGATCCTCCCAGCGGAGGCTTTTGCGATCCGTCCAGACGCGATGATTTGCACCGGTCGCTCCGATTATCCAAACCAGGTGAACAACGTTCTCTGCTTCCCCTACATTTTTCGCGGAGCCCTGGATGTAGGAGCGCGGACAATCAATGAGGCAATGAAAATTGCAGCTGTCGAAGCCATATCGCAGCTCGCCCGAGAGGCGCCGTCCGATGTGGTGGCGCTGGCTTATGGCGGTGCCGCCCCTCCTTTCGGTCCGAACTCGCTCATCCCGTCGCCATTCGATCCGCGGCTGATCTTGCGGATCGCTCCCGCTGTTGCAAGAGCTGCGATGGATACCGGTGTGGCCACGCGCCACATCACGGATTTCGACGCTTACGCCGATCAACTGGATCGGCTCGTGTCGCGTTCCGGCTTCATAATGAAGCCAATTTTCACACAAGCGAAAAGTTCTCCGCGTCGGGTGATTTACGCAGATGGCGAAGACGAACGTGTCTTGCGCACCGCACAGGTGGTGCTGGAGGAAAAGCTTGCAATTCCAATCTTGATCGGCCGCCCGGAAGTGGTTGAAAGTCGCATCAAACGCTTTGGACTTTCCATCCGCGCAGGTCACGATTTCGAGCTGATCAATCCGGAGGATGACCCACGCTATCGCGAATACGTGGCCACTCTGATTGCCGTCGCCGGACGCAAGGGAGTGACGCCGGATGCCGCGCGCACGCTCGTTCGTACTAACACCACGGTCATCGGAGCGGTCGCGTTGCAACGCGGCGATGCCGACGCCATGCTCTGCGGATTGGAAGGACGTTTCCATAGCCGGCTGCGCTTTATCCGCGACATCATCGGACTCGCTCCGGGTGTGAGCGAACTCTCCGCGCTATCGCTGCTCATCACGCAACGCGGTAATTTTTTTCTGGCGGATACCCATGTGCGCCTCGACCCTTCCGCGTCGGAGATTGCTGACATGGCGATTCAGATTGGGGACCACGTGCGGCGCATGGGCATTACACCCAAAGTTGCGTTGCTGTCGGATAGTGATTTCGGCGAATTCGATTCTCCGTCCGCAGTAAAAATGCGTGAGGCGCTCGCGCTCATTCGCCAACTCAAACCTTCTCTGGAAATCGATGGAGAGATGCAGGCCGACAGTGCACTTTCGCAAACCATCCGGGATCGTGTGATGCAGGACTCCAGTTTAAAAGGCGAGGCAAACGTCCTGATCATGCCGAATCTTGACGCCGCCAACATTGCGTTCCAACTCGTCAAAATTCTTTCCGATGCGCTGCCCGTGGGACCGATTTTAATGGGGGCCGCAAAACCGGCGCACATCCTCACGCCATCCGTGACGGCTCGAGGAATTGTGAACATGACAGCCATTGCCGTGGCCGAGGCCCAGGCTGTGTCTAACTAA
- the treY gene encoding malto-oligosyltrehalose synthase produces MSHALIPRATYRLQFHEKFTFRDALDLVPYLDALGISHLYASPFFLSAPGSVHGYDVCDHNQFDPEIGTAEDFAMLSDELKKRGISILVDFVPNHMGITGLQNRWWADVLENGSSSPYANYFDIDWKPLKRELENQVLLPILGDQYGRVLEKGELKIIWNEGSYQVDYYGTRLPLSPVSVTPMLEEAIGTSDLTMEEIGNLLDALDKVFRVTGTASVEERKNFRRRLAELSSEDQPLHESIATGIDKLQADLDRLDALLSQQNYRLSYWKVATEEINYRRFFDVNSLAALRMEEPEVFHDAHRLLLQLVSQGNICGVRIDHIDGLAVPRVYLEKLQRAFGEASGSPDNPMAAWLLVEKILGVSEELPATWPVHGTTGYEFASELTGLQVDSAAEKIITVGYAALTGRRRHFREEVYLGKRLVMQVSMAGEVNALGYLLNRISECNRWYRDFTLNALTMAVREVIAFFPVYRSYLEPGESISEMDRRLVLKAIVLARGHNPGLERTVFEFIRDVLLPPPENPHPVDEQLRTNFVLKFQQCTGPVMAKGVEDTAFYVYNRFIALNEVGSDPEKFGLSVEEFHAGNQQRLEKLPRCLLATSTHDTKRSEDVRARLAVLSEMPREWIRTVRHWQMLNRRHRANVDGELAPDSNEEYLLYQVLLGCWPLEPMDEKARACYIARIQEYMVKALHEAKVNSGWVDPNEPWDTAVQKFIGVILEPNARNRFLGELQKMAETIAFAGMVNSLSQTVLKLTSPGVPDFYQGTEIWDWSLVDPDNRRPVDYALRKQMLTSLESGVSAGDLLKNWRDGRIKLHVIHQLLKLRKTQPEIFDSGDYKPVKVTGKSAKQIVAFLRQKEEQTLLVIAPRLNLHKSAPETNTVWAGTKIEDLDVIGWKNILTGEAVSSVMLEDLLGTFPVAVLTRNCLNLSQA; encoded by the coding sequence ATGTCACACGCCCTCATTCCACGAGCGACTTACCGTCTGCAATTCCACGAAAAATTTACCTTCCGGGATGCGCTCGATCTGGTGCCGTATCTTGATGCGCTGGGCATCAGCCATCTCTACGCGTCGCCATTCTTCTTGTCCGCCCCAGGAAGCGTGCATGGCTACGACGTTTGCGATCATAATCAGTTCGATCCAGAGATCGGAACGGCTGAAGATTTTGCCATGCTCAGCGATGAACTGAAGAAGCGGGGGATATCCATCTTGGTGGACTTCGTGCCAAATCACATGGGCATTACCGGCCTGCAAAATCGTTGGTGGGCGGACGTGTTGGAGAATGGCTCCAGTTCGCCTTACGCCAACTATTTCGACATTGATTGGAAACCCCTGAAACGCGAATTGGAGAATCAAGTCCTGCTGCCGATTTTAGGCGATCAATACGGACGAGTTTTGGAAAAAGGAGAACTGAAAATTATTTGGAATGAGGGTTCCTACCAAGTGGATTATTATGGAACTCGCCTGCCACTTTCACCTGTATCCGTGACGCCAATGCTGGAAGAAGCAATCGGGACTTCCGATCTGACGATGGAGGAAATAGGTAATTTGTTAGACGCATTGGACAAGGTGTTTCGTGTCACTGGAACTGCGAGTGTCGAGGAACGGAAAAACTTTAGGCGGCGACTCGCAGAACTGTCTTCGGAAGATCAGCCACTCCATGAATCCATTGCGACAGGAATTGATAAACTTCAAGCTGACTTGGACCGGCTTGACGCTCTTCTATCACAACAAAACTACCGCCTAAGTTATTGGAAAGTGGCGACAGAGGAGATTAACTACCGGCGCTTTTTTGATGTGAATTCACTCGCTGCTTTGCGCATGGAGGAGCCCGAAGTTTTTCACGATGCGCACCGGCTCCTGTTGCAACTGGTCAGCCAGGGAAACATTTGCGGAGTGCGCATCGACCACATCGATGGGCTGGCAGTGCCGCGCGTTTATCTGGAGAAATTGCAGCGCGCATTTGGCGAGGCAAGTGGAAGTCCCGATAATCCAATGGCCGCCTGGCTCCTCGTGGAAAAAATACTGGGAGTATCCGAGGAACTGCCAGCAACCTGGCCAGTGCATGGAACGACAGGCTATGAATTCGCCAGCGAGCTGACCGGACTTCAAGTCGATTCAGCGGCAGAAAAAATTATAACGGTCGGCTATGCAGCGCTCACTGGTCGGCGCAGACATTTCCGCGAGGAGGTCTATCTCGGCAAACGACTGGTCATGCAAGTCTCCATGGCTGGAGAGGTGAACGCGCTGGGATATTTGCTCAATCGCATTTCGGAGTGCAATCGCTGGTATCGTGATTTCACACTCAATGCCCTCACGATGGCCGTGCGGGAGGTGATTGCCTTCTTCCCAGTTTACCGTTCGTACTTGGAACCAGGTGAATCTATTTCCGAAATGGATCGTCGGCTCGTCTTGAAAGCCATCGTGCTGGCGCGAGGCCATAATCCCGGACTGGAGCGTACGGTTTTTGAATTCATCAGAGATGTGCTCCTGCCACCACCCGAAAATCCGCATCCTGTGGACGAGCAACTGCGGACCAACTTTGTATTGAAGTTCCAGCAATGCACCGGGCCGGTGATGGCCAAGGGCGTGGAAGACACTGCGTTCTATGTTTACAACCGCTTCATTGCTCTCAATGAAGTTGGCTCGGACCCGGAGAAATTTGGCTTGAGCGTGGAAGAGTTTCACGCTGGCAATCAGCAGCGGTTGGAGAAGCTGCCGAGATGTTTGCTGGCGACTTCCACCCACGACACTAAACGCAGTGAGGATGTGCGCGCGCGCCTCGCGGTTCTCTCGGAAATGCCTCGCGAATGGATTCGCACGGTCCGGCACTGGCAGATGTTAAACCGCCGTCACCGCGCAAATGTGGATGGAGAACTGGCCCCCGATTCCAATGAGGAATATCTGCTCTACCAGGTCCTGCTGGGATGCTGGCCACTGGAGCCGATGGATGAAAAAGCCCGTGCCTGCTATATCGCACGCATTCAGGAATACATGGTGAAGGCCTTGCACGAAGCGAAGGTGAATAGCGGCTGGGTGGACCCGAATGAACCTTGGGACACAGCGGTTCAGAAATTTATCGGCGTCATCTTGGAACCCAATGCCCGGAATCGCTTTCTGGGAGAGCTTCAAAAAATGGCGGAGACCATTGCTTTCGCAGGAATGGTGAATTCCCTTTCCCAGACAGTGCTCAAACTCACCTCACCCGGAGTTCCTGATTTCTATCAAGGCACAGAAATATGGGATTGGAGTTTGGTGGATCCAGATAATCGCCGCCCGGTCGATTATGCTTTGCGGAAGCAAATGCTAACCTCGCTAGAGTCCGGAGTTTCAGCGGGGGACCTGCTGAAGAACTGGCGTGATGGCCGTATCAAGTTGCATGTGATTCATCAGTTGCTGAAGTTGAGAAAAACGCAGCCAGAGATCTTCGACAGCGGAGATTATAAGCCGGTGAAAGTCACCGGAAAATCTGCGAAGCAGATAGTAGCTTTTCTACGGCAGAAAGAGGAGCAAACGTTACTCGTGATCGCACCAAGACTGAATCTCCATAAATCTGCGCCGGAGACGAACACTGTTTGGGCTGGCACAAAAATAGAAGATTTGGATGTCATTGGATGGAAAAATATTCTCACTGGAGAAGCGGTTTCCTCAGTGATGTTAGAAGATTTGCTGGGGACTTTTCCAGTTGCGGTGCTAACGCGCAACTGCTTAAACTTGAGTCAGGCATGA
- a CDS encoding NAD(P)/FAD-dependent oxidoreductase has protein sequence MYDVAIIGAGPAGLSAALILGRCRRNVIVIDAGHPRNAASGHMHGFLSRDGVSPKEFLKICRDQLSIYPGVELQHGTVTECQRLENSFDLRAENGATFSSKLLLLATGLIDPLPPLRGIEKFYGSTVHHCPYCDGWEHRDQAIAVYATGAGAIEFALELTCWSRDVVLCTNGGKVSREDRERLRTNGVECLTESIVCLEGDGDQLTAIRFGNGKVLPRQALFFETRPKTAARFARDMKCDFTDDISIRTGDSEETNIPGVFVVGNASDGLQMVVMAAAEGASAAYAINELLLNQSLVNQGAKNRIG, from the coding sequence ATGTATGATGTCGCGATTATTGGCGCCGGCCCGGCTGGGTTAAGCGCGGCTCTGATTCTTGGACGATGCCGACGCAATGTAATCGTGATTGACGCTGGTCATCCACGCAACGCCGCCTCCGGGCATATGCATGGTTTCCTATCGCGCGACGGAGTATCGCCCAAAGAATTTCTTAAAATTTGCCGAGATCAACTGTCGATCTATCCTGGTGTGGAGTTGCAACACGGAACAGTCACCGAGTGCCAGCGCCTGGAGAATTCATTTGACCTCCGCGCCGAAAATGGGGCGACATTTTCATCCAAGTTGCTGCTACTCGCCACTGGCTTGATCGATCCTCTACCGCCTTTGCGCGGCATTGAGAAATTCTACGGGAGCACGGTGCATCATTGTCCATATTGCGATGGCTGGGAACATCGCGATCAGGCTATCGCGGTTTATGCAACCGGGGCGGGTGCGATCGAGTTTGCTTTGGAGCTGACCTGCTGGAGTCGGGATGTGGTCCTTTGCACTAACGGCGGGAAAGTCTCCCGAGAGGATCGTGAGAGGTTGAGAACCAATGGAGTAGAGTGCCTCACTGAGAGCATCGTGTGTCTTGAAGGTGATGGGGATCAACTCACAGCGATCCGGTTTGGAAATGGGAAAGTTCTCCCGCGTCAGGCTTTGTTTTTTGAGACTCGCCCGAAGACTGCCGCTCGATTTGCGCGTGACATGAAATGCGATTTTACAGATGATATTAGCATCCGAACCGGAGACTCTGAGGAGACAAATATTCCCGGCGTCTTTGTGGTTGGAAATGCCAGCGATGGGCTGCAGATGGTGGTCATGGCTGCGGCGGAAGGCGCATCTGCGGCTTATGCGATTAACGAGCTACTTTTGAATCAGTCTCTAGTGAATCAAGGCGCGAAAAATAGGATTGGATGA
- a CDS encoding PA2169 family four-helix-bundle protein, with protein MKTAATVDILNDLIEICKDGQDGFRDASENVNNPELKALFAKYSLQRSKFAGDLQQHVTSLGEQAEKTSGFVSAVHRGWIDLKAAFTKGSDHAILAECERGEDHAVEAYLNALDQELPSNIRNDVYEQYSAVQMAHDDIRDRRDSTPE; from the coding sequence ATGAAAACTGCAGCGACTGTAGATATCCTGAACGACCTGATCGAGATTTGCAAAGATGGACAGGACGGATTTCGCGATGCCTCTGAAAACGTGAACAATCCAGAGCTGAAGGCTTTGTTTGCAAAGTATTCCCTCCAGCGGTCAAAATTTGCTGGTGACCTGCAACAGCACGTCACCAGCCTCGGCGAGCAAGCGGAGAAAACCAGCGGCTTCGTGAGCGCGGTGCATCGCGGCTGGATCGACTTAAAAGCCGCCTTCACAAAAGGCAGCGATCACGCCATTCTGGCCGAGTGCGAACGCGGCGAGGACCACGCAGTGGAAGCTTACCTAAATGCACTTGATCAAGAACTGCCCAGCAACATTCGCAACGATGTTTACGAGCAATATTCAGCTGTGCAAATGGCGCACGACGATATTCGCGACCGCCGCGATTCGACTCCAGAATAA
- a CDS encoding DegT/DnrJ/EryC1/StrS family aminotransferase, translating into MEVPLLDLKLQYAPLRGEIQKRIAAVCEAQGFCLGPKVVELEQELADYCGANFAFGVSSGTDAQLVILMALGIGPGDAVITTPYTFFATAGCIARLGATPIFADIDPATYNLDPVKVREYLEEKCHHSSDGNVVNEAGLIMRAIIPVHLFGCCAEMNAFRAIGEEYGLHIMEDSAQSIGAEYLLSDGTAGRSGSMSESSYFSFYPTKNLGAFGDAGMATCRDADLAARIDALRNHGMAPRYYHSLIGGNFRMDAIQATVLQAKLPHLDDWSAARGENAVRYSELFTRAGLLEHVTLPVEPHAGRDLKHHHIYNQYVIRTTRRDALKAHLQVSKIGCEIYYPLSLHQQECFGYLGYKKGDFPESERAALESLALPIFPELQSEQQEYVVEIIGEFFK; encoded by the coding sequence ATGGAAGTCCCTTTGCTCGATCTCAAACTCCAATACGCCCCGTTGCGCGGCGAAATTCAAAAACGCATTGCCGCCGTCTGCGAGGCCCAGGGTTTTTGTCTGGGCCCGAAAGTGGTCGAACTCGAGCAGGAGCTGGCCGACTATTGTGGCGCGAATTTTGCCTTCGGCGTTTCCTCCGGCACAGATGCGCAACTCGTGATTCTAATGGCACTCGGGATTGGTCCGGGCGACGCGGTCATCACGACGCCCTACACGTTTTTCGCCACGGCGGGCTGCATCGCGCGTCTCGGTGCGACCCCCATTTTTGCCGACATCGATCCAGCCACCTATAACTTGGACCCGGTAAAGGTCCGGGAATATCTGGAGGAAAAATGCCACCATTCTTCCGACGGCAACGTGGTCAATGAAGCGGGGCTCATCATGCGCGCGATCATTCCCGTCCATCTTTTCGGCTGCTGTGCGGAGATGAATGCCTTTCGTGCCATTGGTGAGGAATACGGCCTGCACATCATGGAGGACTCGGCTCAGTCGATCGGGGCAGAGTATCTGCTTTCGGACGGCACGGCCGGACGTTCCGGGTCCATGTCGGAGAGCAGTTATTTCAGCTTCTATCCGACGAAAAATCTGGGCGCTTTCGGCGATGCTGGCATGGCGACTTGCCGTGACGCGGATCTCGCCGCCCGTATCGATGCGCTGCGGAATCACGGCATGGCTCCGCGCTACTATCATTCGTTGATCGGCGGAAATTTTCGCATGGACGCCATCCAAGCCACGGTGCTACAGGCGAAGCTGCCGCACCTTGACGATTGGTCCGCCGCACGTGGTGAAAATGCCGTGCGCTACAGCGAACTATTCACCCGAGCTGGATTACTGGAGCACGTCACGCTGCCCGTGGAGCCACATGCCGGACGCGACTTGAAGCATCATCACATCTACAACCAATACGTGATTCGTACGACCCGCCGGGATGCTCTGAAGGCGCATCTCCAAGTCAGTAAAATTGGCTGCGAAATCTACTATCCGCTGTCGTTGCATCAGCAGGAATGCTTTGGCTATCTCGGTTATAAAAAAGGGGATTTTCCCGAGTCCGAGCGAGCTGCATTGGAATCATTGGCGCTCCCCATTTTTCCCGAACTCCAATCCGAGCAGCAGGAGTACGTGGTGGAAATAATCGGCGAATTTTTCAAGTAA
- a CDS encoding HAD family phosphatase: MNSWGAIFDWDGVIIDSSRHHEESWERLAQEVGKPLPEGHFKRGFGMKNEWIIPNLLKWSEEVEEVGALSLRKEALYREVVADWGIEALPGVVDWLASLKSAGIPCVIGSSTHRLNIETTLDRLGLRDAFNDVVSAEDVTAGKPDPQVFLKASGKINVAPELCVVFEDAHVGIDAARRAGMKVIAVATTNPIEELGKADLAVHSLAELSLERMARLFD, translated from the coding sequence ATGAATTCTTGGGGTGCTATTTTCGATTGGGACGGTGTGATTATTGATTCCTCGCGACATCACGAGGAGAGCTGGGAACGGCTCGCTCAGGAGGTGGGCAAGCCACTGCCGGAGGGACATTTCAAGCGCGGCTTCGGTATGAAAAACGAGTGGATTATTCCCAATCTATTGAAATGGTCCGAGGAAGTGGAGGAGGTCGGCGCACTGTCTTTGCGGAAGGAGGCGCTCTATCGGGAAGTGGTGGCCGATTGGGGCATTGAGGCATTGCCGGGCGTCGTCGATTGGCTGGCGTCGCTGAAATCCGCTGGCATCCCATGCGTAATTGGATCTTCGACGCATCGGTTGAACATTGAGACGACTTTGGATCGACTGGGCCTGCGCGATGCATTTAACGATGTGGTGAGCGCCGAGGATGTGACGGCTGGAAAGCCTGACCCGCAGGTGTTTCTGAAAGCTTCTGGAAAAATCAACGTGGCCCCAGAACTCTGTGTGGTTTTTGAGGATGCTCATGTTGGCATCGACGCTGCGCGAAGGGCGGGCATGAAGGTCATCGCAGTGGCCACGACGAATCCGATCGAAGAACTCGGCAAGGCGGATCTGGCGGTGCACTCACTGGCTGAATTGAGCTTGGAAAGAATGGCGCGCCTGTTCGATTAG